AAAATAAATAAAAATGGCAGAGCAATCTTCAATTCAGTGCCCAAACTGCGGAACAACTATCGATGTAAATGATATTTTAAAGCATCAGTTAGAAGATAGTATCCGTAAAGAATATCAACAAAAGGCAAATGCTCAAGCCAAAGAATTAGAACTTAAAAACGAGCAATTCGAAAGAGCAAAAACCGAATTTGAAGCCAAAAAGAAGCAGGAAAATGAACTTTTTGCAGAACGCTTAGAACGCGAGAAAAAAACAGCTGAAAAAGAGATTACCGAAAAAGTAAAAAATAAACTCGCCGAAGAAAATAAAGATCGTTTGCTTGCGATGGAAAAAGAACTTTCTGAGAAATCAGAGAAACTTCGCGAACTCAATAAAATGGAAGGTGAAATTGCTAAACTTCAGCGTGAAAAACTGGAAATGAAAGAAGCTATCGAAGCCGAAGCTCAAAAGCAACTTAATGCAACTTTAGTTTTGGAACGTGATAAAATCCGAAAACAGGAAGAAGAAAAAAACGAGCTAAAAATCAAAGAATATCAAAAACAATCAGACGATCAAAAGAAACTGATTGAGGAAATGAAACGCAAGCAGGAACAAGGTTCTATGCAGCTTCAGGGCGAAGTAATGGAATTGGCGATTGAGGAATGGCTGGCAAATAACTTTCCTTTAGATACTATTGATGAAATTAAAAAAGGCGCAAATGGTGCGGATTGTCTTCAAATTGTAAATACGCGCGAATTGCAAAATTGTGGTTCTATTTATTACGAAAGTAAACGTACAAAAGCTTTTCAACCCGCTTGGATTGAGAAGTTTAAAAATGACATTAGAACCAAAAGAGCCAATATTGGTGTTTTAGTAACTGAAGTTATGCCTGCCGGAATGGACCGAATGGGAATGCGTGATGGAATCTGGATTTGTACTTATGAAGAATTTAAAGGTTTAAGTGCCGTTTTACGTCAGTCTTTAATTCAGGTAAGTCAGGCGGTTCAGGCGCAGGAAAACAAAGGCGATAAAATGTCGATGTTGTATGATTTCTTAACAAGCAACGAATTCCGTTTGCAAATCGAAGGTATTGTTGAAGGTTTTACACAAATGCAAAGCGATCTTGATTCT
This genomic window from Flavobacterium sp. 9 contains:
- a CDS encoding DUF2130 domain-containing protein, whose product is MAEQSSIQCPNCGTTIDVNDILKHQLEDSIRKEYQQKANAQAKELELKNEQFERAKTEFEAKKKQENELFAERLEREKKTAEKEITEKVKNKLAEENKDRLLAMEKELSEKSEKLRELNKMEGEIAKLQREKLEMKEAIEAEAQKQLNATLVLERDKIRKQEEEKNELKIKEYQKQSDDQKKLIEEMKRKQEQGSMQLQGEVMELAIEEWLANNFPLDTIDEIKKGANGADCLQIVNTRELQNCGSIYYESKRTKAFQPAWIEKFKNDIRTKRANIGVLVTEVMPAGMDRMGMRDGIWICTYEEFKGLSAVLRQSLIQVSQAVQAQENKGDKMSMLYDFLTSNEFRLQIEGIVEGFTQMQSDLDSEKRAMQRIWKQREKQIEKVIHNTLGMYGSIRGIAGNAVQTVRALELDFVDEEKDITEELE